In one Lolium rigidum isolate FL_2022 chromosome 3, APGP_CSIRO_Lrig_0.1, whole genome shotgun sequence genomic region, the following are encoded:
- the LOC124704367 gene encoding TBC1 domain family member 13-like isoform X2, which produces MGKKVKAVPEWLNSPIWSTPPPAPAPADPFGADFARPVAPPPDPPPPSVPPPPTYEQAVGSYAGREREEEGAGAALRAHLLADFKSALSKKTVNMGELRRLACLGVPDGGGDVRPPVWKLLLGYLPTERSLWPYELEKKRSQYSAYKDEFLLNPSEKLRRIEESKLSRKKELNVERNGLLPRLEVTNEEHPLSSGKSSLWNQYFQESEILEQIDRDVKRTHPDISFFSVKSNQESLRRILIIYSRLNPSVRYVQGMNEVLAPLFYVLSNDPDANNSASAEADTFFCFVELISGFKNNYCKHLDNSRVGIRSTLSKLSQLLKKHDEELWRHMEVITKVYPQYYAFRWITLLLTMEFSFNVCIHIWDAILGDPEGPPDTLLRICCAMLILVRKRLLVGDFTANIQLLQHYPQTNIDHLLHIANRLRGTVAS; this is translated from the exons ATGGGGAAGAAGGTGAAGGCCGTGCCGGAGTGGCTCAACAGCCCCATCTGGTCGACCCCGCCGCCGGCCCCGGCCCCCGCGGACCCCTTCGGCGCCGACTTCGCGCGGCCAGTGGCGCCGCCCCCCgacccgccgccgccctccgtcccgccgccgcccacgtaCGAGCAGGCGGTGGGCTCCTACGCCGGCCGCGAGAGGGAAGAGGAGGGCGCTGGCGCCGCTCTCCGGGCGCACCTGCTCGCCGACTTCAAGTCCGCG CTGTCGAAGAAGACGGTGAACATGGGGGAGCTGCGGCGGCTCGCGTGCCTTGGCGtgcccgacggcggcggcgacgtgcggCCTCCCGTGTGGAAG CTTCTCTTGGGATATTTGCCAACTGAACGATCTTTATGGCCTTATGAATTGGAAAAGAAGCGGAGCCAGTACAGTGCATATAAAGATGAGTTTCTTCTAAATCCT TCAGAAAAACTACGTAGAATAGAGGAATCAAAGCTGTCAAGAAAGAAAGAGTTAAATGTTGAGAGAAATGGCTTGCTCCCGAGGTTGGAAGTTACTAATGAAGAGCACCCTTTGAGCTCGGGTAAATCTAGCTTGTGGAACCAGTACTTTCAG GAATCAGAGATCCTTGAGCAGATAGATCGAGATGTAAAGCGAACACATCCAGATATATCATTTTTTTCTGTCAAGTCTAATCAG GAATCACTAAGGCGTATTCTCATTATATATTCAAGATTAAATCCTAGTGTAAGATATGTGCAAGGGATGAATGAAGTTTTGGCACCTCTATTTTATGTATTGAGCAATGACCCTGACGCAAATAACTCG GCTTCAGCGGAAGCAGACACTTTCTTTTGCTTCGTTGAATTGATTAGTGGTTTTAAAAACAACTACTGTAAGCATCTTGACAACAGCAGGGTGGGTATTCGGTCTACACTTTCAAAGTTGTCTCAGCTCTTAAAGAAACATGATGAAGAGCTTTGGCGTCATATGGAGGTCATTACAAAG GTGTACCCACAATATTATGCGTTTAGATGGATCACATTACTGTTGACAATGGAGTTCAGCTTCAATGTGTGTATTCACATCTGGGATGCTATCTTGGGCGACCCAGAAGGTCCTCCA GACACGTTGCTGAGGATATGCTGTGCTATGCTCATCCTTGTCCGGAAGCGCCTCCTGGTTGGAGATTTCACG
- the LOC124704367 gene encoding TBC1 domain family member 13-like isoform X1, whose product MGKKVKAVPEWLNSPIWSTPPPAPAPADPFGADFARPVAPPPDPPPPSVPPPPTYEQAVGSYAGREREEEGAGAALRAHLLADFKSALSKKTVNMGELRRLACLGVPDGGGDVRPPVWKLLLGYLPTERSLWPYELEKKRSQYSAYKDEFLLNPSEKLRRIEESKLSRKKELNVERNGLLPRLEVTNEEHPLSSGKSSLWNQYFQESEILEQIDRDVKRTHPDISFFSVKSNQESLRRILIIYSRLNPSVRYVQGMNEVLAPLFYVLSNDPDANNSASAEADTFFCFVELISGFKNNYCKHLDNSRVGIRSTLSKLSQLLKKHDEELWRHMEVITKVYPQYYAFRWITLLLTMEFSFNVCIHIWDAILGDPEGHVAEDMLCYAHPCPEAPPGWRFHGQYPAAATLPTN is encoded by the exons ATGGGGAAGAAGGTGAAGGCCGTGCCGGAGTGGCTCAACAGCCCCATCTGGTCGACCCCGCCGCCGGCCCCGGCCCCCGCGGACCCCTTCGGCGCCGACTTCGCGCGGCCAGTGGCGCCGCCCCCCgacccgccgccgccctccgtcccgccgccgcccacgtaCGAGCAGGCGGTGGGCTCCTACGCCGGCCGCGAGAGGGAAGAGGAGGGCGCTGGCGCCGCTCTCCGGGCGCACCTGCTCGCCGACTTCAAGTCCGCG CTGTCGAAGAAGACGGTGAACATGGGGGAGCTGCGGCGGCTCGCGTGCCTTGGCGtgcccgacggcggcggcgacgtgcggCCTCCCGTGTGGAAG CTTCTCTTGGGATATTTGCCAACTGAACGATCTTTATGGCCTTATGAATTGGAAAAGAAGCGGAGCCAGTACAGTGCATATAAAGATGAGTTTCTTCTAAATCCT TCAGAAAAACTACGTAGAATAGAGGAATCAAAGCTGTCAAGAAAGAAAGAGTTAAATGTTGAGAGAAATGGCTTGCTCCCGAGGTTGGAAGTTACTAATGAAGAGCACCCTTTGAGCTCGGGTAAATCTAGCTTGTGGAACCAGTACTTTCAG GAATCAGAGATCCTTGAGCAGATAGATCGAGATGTAAAGCGAACACATCCAGATATATCATTTTTTTCTGTCAAGTCTAATCAG GAATCACTAAGGCGTATTCTCATTATATATTCAAGATTAAATCCTAGTGTAAGATATGTGCAAGGGATGAATGAAGTTTTGGCACCTCTATTTTATGTATTGAGCAATGACCCTGACGCAAATAACTCG GCTTCAGCGGAAGCAGACACTTTCTTTTGCTTCGTTGAATTGATTAGTGGTTTTAAAAACAACTACTGTAAGCATCTTGACAACAGCAGGGTGGGTATTCGGTCTACACTTTCAAAGTTGTCTCAGCTCTTAAAGAAACATGATGAAGAGCTTTGGCGTCATATGGAGGTCATTACAAAG GTGTACCCACAATATTATGCGTTTAGATGGATCACATTACTGTTGACAATGGAGTTCAGCTTCAATGTGTGTATTCACATCTGGGATGCTATCTTGGGCGACCCAGAAG GACACGTTGCTGAGGATATGCTGTGCTATGCTCATCCTTGTCCGGAAGCGCCTCCTGGTTGGAGATTTCACG